Part of the Syntrophorhabdales bacterium genome, GCGGGCAAGAAGAGAGAACTGCAGATCTTCGCCACGGACGTAAATGACCGGGCACTGGAAGTGGCGCGAGAGGGCATGTACCCGGCAACAATCGCGGCTGACCTTCCTTCCGGTTACGCAAAGAAGTTCTTCATCCCCGCGGAGAATGGACAATCTCTTACGGTTAACAAGGAGATACGGCAGCACGTGCTTTTTGCCAAGCATGATCTGCTGTCCGATCCTCCTTTCTCCCGTCTCGACCTCGTTATCTGTCGCAACCTCCTCATTTATCTGGAGACCGAAGCGCAGGAAAGATGTATTTCTCTCTTTCACTATGCTCTAAAGGAAGGAGGAGCTCTCTTTCTCGGAGGGGCAGAGTCGCCCGGCAGAGAGAACTCCCTCTTCGTAGCCCTTCCGCACAAGAAATGCCGCATCTACCGAAAAGAAGGAGAAAAGCAGTCGGTGAGGATGCCTATAGCGGTACCTTATGCCGCGGAGCGTCAGCAATCCCGACAGGCGAAACAACCGCTGCCCAAAGACCGCGAAAAATCGGCCACCCAGTCAATTCAGGAAGCTCTGCTCGAAGAACACGCACCTCCTGCTGTAGCAATCAACCGGCACTATGAAATCATTTACCACAACGGACCGACGCACAGGTACTTGCATCAGCCCCGTGGGGTGCCAACGCAGAATCTTTTGGAGTTCGTCCCGAGCGGTTTGCGAAACAGGTTACGAAGCGCGATCTACAGGGCGGCCCAAGAAGAAAAACCAGTGCTGATCAGGGCCGGCATGCAGGTGGAGGAAAAAGAGAAGAAAAAGCGGGTCATTTTTCGCGTCTCGAGAGTACTTGAAGATCTCTTTCTCATTGTATTCGAGGAGGAAGGGCGGGTCGCGCCGAGGAAAGAGGCAACGCTGCTGGAAGCCGCTGCGATCGAAGAAAGCGCCATGCGGCAACTCGAAAGCGAGCTTTCTGCAACGCGCGATGACCTGCAGAGCCACATCGAGCAGCTGAAGGGCCTGAACGAAGAACTTCACTCCTCCAACGAGGAACTCCAGGCCGCCAACGAAGAGTTTGAGACCTCGCGTGAGGAGCTCCAATCGCTCAACGAAGAGCTGATAACCGTCAATTCGCAGCTCCAGACCAAAATCGAGGAAGAAGAAACGACAAACAATGACCTGAATAATTTTCTGGCAAGCGCGAACATCCCCACCATCTTCCTCAACCAGCAGTTCAGGGTCAAGCGCTTCACGCCGGCTATGTCAAAGCTCGTCAAGCTGATCCCCGGAGATGTAGGACGGCCGATCGTAGATATGTCTCTGGAGAATCTGGGACCCGATCTTATCGCCGACGCGACAGCAGTCCTTGATCGTCTTACCCCTGTCAAGAAAGAGATGCACATTAACGGCTCCTGGTACATCCGCAGCACCCTCCCCTACCGGACAGCAGACAATCGTATCGAGGGGGTGGTGATCACCTACGCGGACATCACCGAGCGTAAGCACGCGGAAGAAGCCCTGCGTGAAAATGAGCGCAGATACCGCGAACTGGTACAGAATGCCAATAGCGCAATCATTCGATGGAGACGTGACGGTACTATCACCTTCTTTAACGAGTACGCTCAGTCTTTCTTCGGCTACAGCGCCGAAGAGGCACTCGGCAAGAACGTGCATATGCTGCTGCCTCAAAAAGAATCCACAGGGGCCGACTTGAGCTCCCTCGTCCGCGACATGGTAATACATCCCGATCGCTATGTTAACAACATCAACGAGAACATCCGGCGCGACGGCACGCGGGTCTGGATGGCCTGGACGAACAAGGCAATATTCGATAACAACGGACAGGTCGCGGAAATACTAGCGGTAGGAACCGACATCACGGAGCGTAAGCGTGCGGAAGAAGCACTGCGTGAAAGCGAGCAACGCGTGAGAGTGAAGCTGGAGAGCATTTTATCCCCCGAAGGGGACATAGGCAACCTGGATCTTGCCGACATCATTGATGTCCCGGAAATCCAGTCGCTTATGGATGATTTCTACAAGCTCGCTCACATCCCCATGGCTATTCTTGATATCAAAGGCAAGGTCCTGGTGGGCGCGGGATGGCAGGACATCTGCACACACTTTCACCGGGCCCAACCCGAAAGCTGCGCGAATTGCATTGAGAGCGATACATTGCTCTCTGCAGGCATCCCAACCGGAGAATCAAGACTCTACAAGTGCAAGAATAATATGTGGGACATAGCAACGCCTATCATGGTGGGTGGCCAGCATGTTGGTAATGTCTTTTCAGGGCAGTTCTTTTTTGAGGACGAGGTGCCGGACCATGAACTTTTCAGGGAACAGGCGAGAAAATACGGCTTCGATGAAGAAGCGTATGTTGCGGCGCTGGATCGCGTTCCCCGATTGAGTAAGGAGTCGATCAAAACGGGCATGACTTTTTTCGCCAAGCTCTCCCGCATCCTTTCGCAACTGAGCTACAGCAATATCAAGCTGGCCCGCACGCTGACACAAACCGACTCATTGATGGAAGCTACACGACGCCTCGCACAGTTTCCGGAACAAAACCCCAATCCCGTGCTCCGTATGACCCTTGATGGCACGCTCCTGTATGCCAACCCACCGGCGCGGGATTTACTGGATGCCATGTCGGAAGACACGGATGGGTCACTGCCTCAATCGATCCTTGCCTTCGCGGCAGAGGCAGCCGCGCAGAAACAAGACCTGGAGACAGAACTTCCGGACAGGCGAGGACGGACATTCTGGATCGGCGCTGCCCAACCCTCGGGCGAAACCTATGTCAATCTTTATGCCACAAATATTACGGAGCGCAAGCAGAAGGAGGAACTGGTGCTCCGGCTTTCACGCGTTTATGCAGTACTGAGCCGCGTAAACGAAACGATTGTCAGAACGCGAGATACGCAATCGCTCTTTTCCAAGGTGTGCCGGGTTGCTGCAGAAGAGGGAAAGTTTCCGCTCGTCTGGATCGGGATGGTGGAGGGACAACGGGTGACCCCGGCAGTATGCTTTGGTCCGGCGAGCGACTATCTGAAAGAAATAAAGGTCGAGACCGAGGGCGAATTCAGCCAGGGGCCGACCGCTACTTGCATAAGAGAAAAGAGGCCCGTGGTCAATGATGACTTTGCCAGCGAGCCGTCCGTAATGCCATGGAGTGAAGCCGCGGAACGTTACGGCTTCCGCTCTTCAGCCTCATTCCCGATATTCCGTGGTGGCATGGCTGTCGGGGCTCTCACCCTCTACGCTTTTGAGCCCAAAGCCTTTGATGCAGAACAGATCCGCCTGCTTAATGCGCTCAGCGCCGACCTGTCGTACGCTCTCGATGCTCTTGACCAAGAGCAGCTCCGTCTTCAGGCGGAACAGGCTCTGCGCGAGAGTGAAGAGCGCTTCAGGAACATGTTCGAACGTCATAAAGCAGTCATGGTGCTGGTCGAACCGGAGACTGGCAAGATAGTTGACGTGAATGATGCTGCGGTCGCGTTTTACGGATATCCGCATGAGACGCTGCGCACGATGCACATACAGGAAATCAACCAGTTACCACCCGAAGAGGTGGCTGTCAGGATGAAGAAGGCGGCGGCAGAACAGAGAGGCCATTTCGTCTTCCCGCACCGCCTGGCTGACGGCCGGTTACGCTGGGTGGATGTCTACTCCTCGCCTTTTGTGGCCCAGGGCAGCACAATGCTCTTCTCCGTGATCCACGATATTACCGAGCGCAAGCAGGCAGAGGAAGCCCTCGAGAAGAACCTCGAGCGACTCGACATCATATCGAGTACAGCGGGCCAACTCCTCACGAGCAAGGAACCGCAGAAGATCGTTGAGGCCCTGTGCCGCAGGGTCATGGAGCATCTCGACTGCCAGGCCTTCTTCAATTTCCTTGTTGACGAGGAGAGAAACTGCCTCAGGCTCAACGCGTATGCCGGCATACCCGAGGAGGCTGCCAGGGAGATTCATTTCC contains:
- a CDS encoding chemotaxis protein CheB — protein: MKSDTSATKPRKPFPVVGIGASAGGMEALEAFLSVLPKKFGVAIIFLQHLSPKHKNLMPELLRRRKTDLQIDEIEDGMEIAAGRLYLCPPAKEIRIRDGVFRIASRIHQHVHLPIDEFFVSLAEDVGERAIAVILSGAGTDGARGVQAVRSAGGSVFVQDPASAEFPAMPLAAINTGRTDAVLPPQDIAREILKFRDYGVPPVSPEALGTHLDFDLLYQLIYEKTGYRFNYYKQGVVARRIKRRMSLLGISSAKDYLDALERKDSETTGLASDLMIGVTSFFRDKLAWKALHLDVTRKLVVQETTDPIRIWTPACATGEEPYSIAMMLHDELARAGKKRELQIFATDVNDRALEVAREGMYPATIAADLPSGYAKKFFIPAENGQSLTVNKEIRQHVLFAKHDLLSDPPFSRLDLVICRNLLIYLETEAQERCISLFHYALKEGGALFLGGAESPGRENSLFVALPHKKCRIYRKEGEKQSVRMPIAVPYAAERQQSRQAKQPLPKDREKSATQSIQEALLEEHAPPAVAINRHYEIIYHNGPTHRYLHQPRGVPTQNLLEFVPSGLRNRLRSAIYRAAQEEKPVLIRAGMQVEEKEKKKRVIFRVSRVLEDLFLIVFEEEGRVAPRKEATLLEAAAIEESAMRQLESELSATRDDLQSHIEQLKGLNEELHSSNEELQAANEEFETSREELQSLNEELITVNSQLQTKIEEEETTNNDLNNFLASANIPTIFLNQQFRVKRFTPAMSKLVKLIPGDVGRPIVDMSLENLGPDLIADATAVLDRLTPVKKEMHINGSWYIRSTLPYRTADNRIEGVVITYADITERKHAEEALRENERRYRELVQNANSAIIRWRRDGTITFFNEYAQSFFGYSAEEALGKNVHMLLPQKESTGADLSSLVRDMVIHPDRYVNNINENIRRDGTRVWMAWTNKAIFDNNGQVAEILAVGTDITERKRAEEALRESEQRVRVKLESILSPEGDIGNLDLADIIDVPEIQSLMDDFYKLAHIPMAILDIKGKVLVGAGWQDICTHFHRAQPESCANCIESDTLLSAGIPTGESRLYKCKNNMWDIATPIMVGGQHVGNVFSGQFFFEDEVPDHELFREQARKYGFDEEAYVAALDRVPRLSKESIKTGMTFFAKLSRILSQLSYSNIKLARTLTQTDSLMEATRRLAQFPEQNPNPVLRMTLDGTLLYANPPARDLLDAMSEDTDGSLPQSILAFAAEAAAQKQDLETELPDRRGRTFWIGAAQPSGETYVNLYATNITERKQKEELVLRLSRVYAVLSRVNETIVRTRDTQSLFSKVCRVAAEEGKFPLVWIGMVEGQRVTPAVCFGPASDYLKEIKVETEGEFSQGPTATCIREKRPVVNDDFASEPSVMPWSEAAERYGFRSSASFPIFRGGMAVGALTLYAFEPKAFDAEQIRLLNALSADLSYALDALDQEQLRLQAEQALRESEERFRNMFERHKAVMVLVEPETGKIVDVNDAAVAFYGYPHETLRTMHIQEINQLPPEEVAVRMKKAAAEQRGHFVFPHRLADGRLRWVDVYSSPFVAQGSTMLFSVIHDITERKQAEEALEKNLERLDIISSTAGQLLTSKEPQKIVEALCRRVMEHLDCQAFFNFLVDEERNCLRLNAYAGIPEEAAREIHFLDFGVAVCGCAARDACRIVAENILTTPDIRTELVKSFGIQAYACHPLLAQGQVIGTLSFGTKSRLTFAEDELSLMKTVADQVATAMERMQLLQAAEEKADELEKRVEERTAEVMQACKNLEMEIAVRATVEDQLRQAHKMEAIGTLAGGIAHDFNNILAIIIGNAELAIDDIPETVGAHRNLQQIFKAGIRGRNLVRQILTFSRKTEHERKPLALLLLIKETFELLRASLPTTIRITLDQKASDDVVLADATQLQQVLMNLCKNAADAMEGGEGRLDVSLTETTFTDQTLMPESEMKPGRYLALAISDTGRGMDDEVKKKLFEPFFTTKEKGQGTGMGLAVVYGIVKAHYGAITVSSEPGKGSTFTIYLPRYESHERSEQTQGRLTLGDNQRILFVDDEEDLVELGEYMLKRLGYQVVGTTDSADALNAFEKDPRAFDLVITDQTMPNLTGALLTKRIKAIRPDIPIILCTGHNEMISPEEARSIGIAAYLAKPLSKVELAETVRRALDENGAG